Below is a genomic region from Ferribacterium limneticum.
CGCATGTCATGACGGGGAAATCGGGAATTTCAGCATAGCACGCCGTTTCGCAGGCCATGACAAGCCTCCTGACACCATGCTGTCAGGAGCCCCTGAGCAGAATTCAGCGCATCAACGGCATCCCGCCGCTGAACATTAACGGAGAAAAAATCATGGACAATCCGCTGCGCTGGTTCGAAATCCCCACCACCGACCTCGACCGGGCCGTCGCCTTTTACCAGACCATCCTGGCCATCGAACTGCGCCGGGAACACTGCGGCGGCGGCAACATGGCCATCTTCCCCTACGCCGAGCCCTACCCGAGCGGCGCCCTGGTTGCCATGCCGCAACTGCAGCCGCGCGACAACGGCACGCTGATCTATCTCGATGGCGGCGCCGACCTCAATGGCGTGCTGGCGCGTATTCCGGCCGCCGGCGGCCAGGTCGTCATGGCCAAGACCGATCTTGGCAATAACATCGGCCACATCGCCCTGTTCATCGACAGCGAAGGCAACCGGGTCGGCCTCTACTC
It encodes:
- a CDS encoding VOC family protein, whose protein sequence is MDNPLRWFEIPTTDLDRAVAFYQTILAIELRREHCGGGNMAIFPYAEPYPSGALVAMPQLQPRDNGTLIYLDGGADLNGVLARIPAAGGQVVMAKTDLGNNIGHIALFIDSEGNRVGLYSKD